The genomic interval GACGTCGACGACGTCCGCCCGAACCCGAGCTGCGAATACCGTACGGCGACCCGCCCGAACCCGATCCGGGCCAGGTTGCGGATCGCGTGCACCGCGACCTGCGGGTCGTCCGAACACGCCTGGACTGCGATGTCGCCGTACGACCGTGTCGGGTCGAGGTCGTCGCCGATGAAGTGCGGCAGATCGACCAGCGCCTTCGGGCGTTTCGCCGCGAGACCGAACCGCTTGTCGAACAAGGACGGGCCGAACCCGACGGTGATCGTCAACCGCGCCGGCGGCAGACCGACCGCCTCGCCGGTGTCCTCGGGCGGGGCCTCGTCGGGCCCGTTCACCGCGCCGTACTGACCGATGTCGCGGCCGGCCGTCAGCAGCGCGGCCGCGGCGGACCACTCCTTCAGCAGCGCGATCAGGTCGTCGCGGCTGGTCGTGGTCACATCGAACGCGGCGAAGTGCAGCCGGTCCTGCACCGGCGTGGTGATACCCGCCTGGTGCGGACCGTGAAACTCGACCGGCCCGGTGTTGTCGGCAGCCTGCGACGGTTCACTCGCCAACGCGGAATGCGCGGCGTACCCGGCAACCCCGGTCGCGACCGCCGCACCCGCGGCCCCGAACAGGCCGCGCCGCGAGATTCCTTTGCGCTCGGTCATTTCTTTGCGATCACTCCGGCGACCTTGCTGACCGGCTCAGCCAGGCCGTCCACTACCTGGCTGAGGGCCTTCTTCTCGGCCTCGGTGAGGTTGTAGGACTTGAAGCCGTCGCCCTCGCGGTACTTGTCGACCGCCGCGAAGACCGCCTTGAAGTTGGTGTCGAGCTGGGTGACCAGCGCGGTGTCGCGGGTCTGCAGAGCCGGGCGGAGCGCCTGGACCGCGGCCTGCGAGCCCTCGACGTTCGCCTGGAAGTCCCACAGGTCGGTGTGCGAGTACCGGTCCTCTTCACCGGTGATCTTGCCGGTCGCGACCTCGTCGAGCAGTTCCTTGGCGCCGTTGGCCAGCTGCAGCGGGGTGAGCTTCACGATCTTGGCCTTGGCCACCAGCGTCTTCACATCGGTCAGCAGCTGGTCGGCGTACTTCTCCATGCCCTTGGTGGTGTTGCCGACCCAGAGCCCCTGCTCGATCCGGTGGAAACCGGTCCACTCGGTGCCCGGCTCGACGTCGTTCACCCGGGCGTCGATCTTCGGGTCGAGATCGCCGAACGACTCGGCGACCGGCTCGACCCGCTCGTAGTACGTGCGGGCGACCGGGAACAGCGCCTTCGCCTTGGCGAGGTCGCCGGCCTTGACGGCGGTGGTGAACTCGGTGGTCTGCTGCTCGAGCGCGACCACCTGCGAGTTGATGTACCGCTGGTAGCTCTCGGTGGCCTGCTTGAGCAGGGCGTCCTCGTCGACCTGCGCGGGCGCGTCACCGGTCACGGTGAGGTCGCCGCGGATCCCGTCGCCGACCATGCCCGGCTTGCAGACCGCCTGGTACTTCCCGGTCGGCAGCTCCACGATCAGGTCCCGCTTCAGCCCCGGACCGATGTTCTCGACCTCGCCCATCACCCGGTCGCCCTCGGCGTACACGTAGAACTCGGTGATCTTGCTGCCACCGTTGGAGACCGAGAACGTGCTGGTGCCGGACTTCACGTCGCGGCGGCTCAGGTCGCAGCCCGAGTCGGACGCCTTCACCGACACCGGGCCGGTGCCGTCGTCCTTGGCGGCGGGCTCGTCCTTCGCGCACGCGGTCAGCGCGCCGAGACTGATGACGACGCCGAGGACGGCGGCCCGACGGGGCAATGAGGTGGACATGGTTCTCCTGAGCGGGGATGTGAGGTGGATCAGGCCGCTTCGCCGGCGGTCTTGGCAGCCGGTACGGCGGGCGGTGTGGAGCTCTTCACCGGGCGG from Kribbella sp. NBC_00709 carries:
- the efeB gene encoding iron uptake transporter deferrochelatase/peroxidase subunit, with translation MTERKGISRRGLFGAAGAAVATGVAGYAAHSALASEPSQAADNTGPVEFHGPHQAGITTPVQDRLHFAAFDVTTTSRDDLIALLKEWSAAAALLTAGRDIGQYGAVNGPDEAPPEDTGEAVGLPPARLTITVGFGPSLFDKRFGLAAKRPKALVDLPHFIGDDLDPTRSYGDIAVQACSDDPQVAVHAIRNLARIGFGRVAVRYSQLGFGRTSSTSRAQSTPRNLFGFKDGTANLKLEDADKLEQQVWVQPEDGPDWMVGGSYLVSRRIRMNIEIWDRTSLGEQEGIIGRGKGTGAPLGKADEFDVIDFNAKQADGEPKIPADSHVRLAHPQFNNGAELLRRGYNFVDGSDGLGRLDAGLFFLAYQRDPRKQFIPIQNQLAKSDTMNEYIHHVGSAIFACPPGVTPGTYWGEKLFT
- the efeO gene encoding iron uptake system protein EfeO, which codes for MSTSLPRRAAVLGVVISLGALTACAKDEPAAKDDGTGPVSVKASDSGCDLSRRDVKSGTSTFSVSNGGSKITEFYVYAEGDRVMGEVENIGPGLKRDLIVELPTGKYQAVCKPGMVGDGIRGDLTVTGDAPAQVDEDALLKQATESYQRYINSQVVALEQQTTEFTTAVKAGDLAKAKALFPVARTYYERVEPVAESFGDLDPKIDARVNDVEPGTEWTGFHRIEQGLWVGNTTKGMEKYADQLLTDVKTLVAKAKIVKLTPLQLANGAKELLDEVATGKITGEEDRYSHTDLWDFQANVEGSQAAVQALRPALQTRDTALVTQLDTNFKAVFAAVDKYREGDGFKSYNLTEAEKKALSQVVDGLAEPVSKVAGVIAKK